Sequence from the Populus nigra chromosome 17, ddPopNigr1.1, whole genome shotgun sequence genome:
GAAACAAAACTGTTTAACTACAACTAATCTAACAACCGGCTAAATTAAGTCAAAGGGGTTTCATTATTCTTCCTTCTAAGTACCTCATTAACATTAAGgccattaaaaactaaaatcttaCTCTCCTTCCTTTTCCCTTCTCATTACTTAAAAAggcaatggaaaaaaaaaacgcttTTACAGTAACCAAGAAGATCAAACCTTTACAGGACAAAATGAATAAGTAAAACAAACCCATTTCTCCCCCATACTCAAATATCAATTGTGATAGATAATTcttcaaataacaaataaataaataacaaagttagagagagaaagagagagttaCTTGAGAGGATTGCAAGCTCGACGAAGAGCCAGCATGGCTTTCGGCTAATGGGGGATGGGTTTGAAGGTTTTtggtgaagaaattgaaaatgaaatagCGGAAGCGAGTGTGAGAGTTGAAGTCACGGCCTCACTCTTAAACCCTGGAGAAACCTGAGAAGGGGTCTTGAAGGGTTTCTGAATAAATATATGATTCAGCTAGGGCTGCAACCaaaagtttcttttcttttcaggatTGCCCCCGtagacttcttcttttttctgctACCCCTAAACTCATttgctaagatttttttttttttttaacgtatggattatcttcttctttttaatccaAGGGTCACCAAgagtttttcaatttgaaatgTTGAGTTAGTGGGATAAATTTAGTTTAGTTGAGAATAAACTAACcactttttttctaaaaaaaaatctaacactcattgatgatatatttgttataaaaaataaacttttttttattattgtacataaagttattaaaaacccgtttattattgtgttttaatttttagttggtACTCAATTCTTGCAGGTCAATTAGAATTTGGTTATTCATCATATGCAAGGATCCTCACCAAGCATTCATGATTAAATGATTAAAGCACTCAACTCATAATTGATGAATTCGTAGGTTTGATTCTTATTAGATACACGCTAATAAAACCTCTAATAAAtctattgaaattgaaaatgtatCAATGGAATCTCATCATTCATACATAACGAATTTGGTGTGGTATATTCatattataatatatgtataataaaaaCTAGCTTTCTTATTAAGACACAAGGAAGAAATAGATTTATAGATGGAATCAAATATGCATTAATTAcagcaaaaaatatttgataattgatgaaaaatcaatATACTTTTAATGTTAAACAAGGATCAACTAAGACAAAAGTAAAACAATAGGTCAAACTCTTATTTGGTGTCAATGTAACAATTATGAATAGCCACCAACTCCCATAGAAGGGTAGAAGAATAAAACCTATTATAGGACATACAATGCATAATAAATGCATGATCATTATGCTTCAACCAAGTTATTCTATTTCatctcttagaaaaaaaattaaatcaaaatacgTAATAGCATGATAATATATTTACATAAAACTTTTACCTCAAGCACTCGTATTGAAACCGTAAACAATCAAGTAAAATCCAATACATATAATAATTTGATCTATAAGTAGCATTGATGTGGTAGAGGTTGTAATATCAGAGGAGTGATTACTGCAAGGCATGAAAGGGGAGGTCATAAATGTTTATGCcatcaaatcaattttcaataaaatgaaaaatacatatatggtagaatcataatcataaaataGAATTCCAATTGAAATGCATACATATGTCTCATACACTACGAGAATGatgaaaagatatatattttacatcCCATAAAAGCTATAATTACAGATATTATAGAAGttcttgtaaaaataaaaaatattgtatcttTGAGTGCGATTTGAACTATTAATTTACATAATTGAAAGCAATTGATTAGGTTTATGATGAATCCTAGAAATCAGTTACCAATCCAATTTAAGTACTTTTACAAAATAGACCTCAACATAAAATGGAGAAGTAAGGGCATACGTTATTGAATTTAGTAGTTCTTCATGTAAAATTATTAATCCTAGAGAtataataatatagaaaaaataaaattatttcaagcaACGACAAAACTTGAAGCAccttctatttaaaaaaaaaaaggacaagttGTTCACACTTCGTTTGAAGGTTAAAGATAAATTGAAAGCTAAACAATGAAAATTCTAAAGGTTTTTGAAGGGAAAATAGAGATGTCCCCTATATTATCCCTAATATATGATAGTATCTATGTAATTTCATAGAATTATTTCATCTAACGCTACATGAAAAATGTAAAGCTAAACGATGTTTTAAaaatggttagttttttttggaGCATGTccccttttttgttattatgatgagaagttgttttttttttttttgcttttatatatcTTGTACATGTTTATGAATTTGCTGGTTAACCAGCATGGTTATTTTTGATCTCAATACATACTTGCATTCTGGTAGTATGATTTTTTGATCCATGGACTCATGGATTAACCCAATAAACCTTCTGTCCATACCGTGGGTGTGGGTTCGGGTCGGCTAGTATGATTTTTGACTCTTCCCCATATCCTTCTgcatgcaacaaaaaaaataggaaaaaacaaatatcacgacagagagggagagacgaagaaatgaaagaaaaaaacgcTCCCTGAGAAACAAGCCCTGGccctagaattggactagataGAGAGGGGAAAAACCCTAATTAATTCATCACAggttcctttcttcttctttcggcTGGTTTAGTTACGAATTAACTTGGTGAAAATAAGTAGTGATGGTTTTAGAACCCAAGATTCATTTCtcttaatctttttctttcttgttaaaatttaataatggaataattatgttttatttgtttactaattttgttgttttgattaattaatttatgaaatactTGTTGTTTAGGTTTGATGGATACCGGCGGCATTCAGTCGGAGAATGCTGAGACAAGAGTAACATTTCGTAAGCTTTTCAATGATGTGGCTAACAGGAATTATCGACGACGCCATTCTCCTGTTAATGGATCTCCTTCTTTGGATGGTTAGTTTGTTCAGTTTTGGTTTTCTGGGTTTGTCGCGGTTTTAAGATTAATGAAAGCGTGCTGTAGGTTTTTGTTAGAATTTTGTTGCTGGTGCTAGGTTTTGTTGCTGTAATTTTACTGCATTTTAGTGAGGGTTGATTGGTTGTGTTTATTGTGTGAATTGTAGGAAGTCCGAAGCATGATCGTAGCTCTAGTCCGGTAGTCCCGAGGGAGGATGTTGCTAGAACTTCACAGAGAAGGAAGGATGAAGAGAAAGAACTGAACCGGGATTCTGGGAGGAGTCGGTATGAGAAGAATAGAGATTCGTGTAGACATTCTGATGGGTATTCTTCCAGGAGTTCTCATGGGTATTCTAGGAATGATGATTATAGTAGACGTGACAGGCGTGTGGATGATGGAGAAAGACATTATCAGGTGTCTTCCCTTTCTGATAGGGAGTTGAAGGATGGTGAGCGTGGTAGGTCAAGGGATTATGCGCGAAATGTGGAGAAATATTCTTGTGATAGATATGATAATTCAGGGCATAGAAGGAGGGATAAAGAGAGAGAATCATCGGAGCATCAGAAGTTGAAAGATAAGGACTTTTCGCCTGATAGAGTTGGATCTGGTAGGAAATATACAAGCTCAGCTTCTGAACAGAAGGATAGGTATCGGAACAGGCCGGACAGAGATGTTTGTGATGAGAGAAGAGATCATCACAGTTCTGGAGATCATAAAAGTGATCGTTCTTCTTACTATGAGGAAACCCGATGGCATCAAAATGACTATTCTGGAAGGAATGGTGGACATCGCCTTAGAGAACATTATAAGAATGACCCAAAGGAATTGAATAGtcagaaggaaaagaagaaacatgATAACTGGGAAAATAGCAGGGGAAAAAATCGGTACAGTAAAGCACCAGGGCAGACAAGTGATGATAAATCTATTTCTGGGAGTGAAAATCAAGAATCTCCTGCCAAAAAGCCAAAATTGTCTAGCTCTAACAAGGACCCTGATTACAATGGAGATGGTAATTACTTTGCTTTGTCCTGTCCTTTGTTCAACGGCTCTCCCTGGTTTGCATTCTTGCTTTAGAAGTCGAActctattaatttgaattctcAACCACTGTAGTTAATGAAAAGCAGCCTTCAAGTTCATTGCTGGCCCAGGAGGTTGATAACAAGATCAATGAAGGACAGACACATGCCAATAGTTCAGAGGCTGCTAAGGACTTCGATGCTGCAAAGGTTGCTGCTATGAAAGCTGCTGAATTAGGTAGTCAATAATTTCACAAATAAGTAATTGCCATctgttattttatgatattgcCATGGTTTTGAAGGGTTCTCTTTATCATTGCATGCATTACTTCTTGGTTGCATTTTCCCCTTGAAATGAAATATGGGGATTTGTCAAGTGTCTTAGTCTATGAAAAAATGGTGTACAGAGTGTATACTATCAAGAAGGTTTTAGCTTCTAGTCTCTTGTTCTTTTGTGAGTGCTAGGGAGGAGCAACTTATTTTGATTATGTTCTAACTCATCTAGACTCCAGAATTTTTTGTGATCTAGACCATATATTTTCCTGATTTTACGGTCCTCCTGGGATTTAAAGTTCATCTATTGCTACATAGTTCTAAATTGCTAGAAGGTTTCTGcaggtgaatttttttttagctgcaCCTGTTTATAAACTGGGCCTCAAGTCTTTCTCACCTTTTATGCCTTTTTCCAATTTGGAAAATAGTATGGAGATTAGTGATAtaccagaaaataaaaaagaaatttccaaTGATTTCCTGGCAAGGTTCTGGCAGTTTTAAGGCCACAAAAGTTCAGAAACAGACCTTTATGTGTGGACGAAGAGAGAGTGCTAAGTTGGTAACTTGCAATGAGCATGTCAGCCATGCTCATGCTATTTAGGGTGGAAATCAAGAAGCATCGATACAAATAGGAAGTAGAGAGCTGAGTTTGTGTCACTCTAAATTTTATTACGAGTCAATGTcttttcttgttgatgagatGAGTTATGATAAATAAGGTCAAATCTTGCAATAGTTCAAAATTTCTCCTGTAATCTCATAAGAGTTCCCCTTTGGTTagtaatatatttcttttaatgtttaggGCCTGGACGCAATGTTATAGGAATTGGTACATGGTGACTGGTATTGATTGGGTTATGGCTGGGTTAATGGAAGTGGAGCTGAATGCTTTGTGAGGATTTTTTGTAAATGCAAAGTGCACAGCAGGGTAGCATCCACTTAGGTATATTTTGGTGGTGGTTGGAAGGAACACAATAACAGGAAAATATTAAGAGGACAATGCCTTTTCACTTCTCCAGCTTACAAGGAAGTTTTTTCATGGATGATCATGTTTGCATTTTATTAGTTCTTATTTTGTTTGCAGTTTTTTAGTCCGTATAAATGAGTGGCATCTCCTCGGTGCCATTTGTAGGTTTATTGTTGCTTTTGAGAAGGAAAGTCCTTATTCTTCTTTATCTATATCAAAGTGTGCTTCAGGTTGAGTAATTGTAACTTCTTAAATTCATATTGCTACCATAGTTGTTTTGGAGCTTCTTTTTGCACATTTTTTAATCATCTTCTCTCTTTCAAAGCCTTCTTGATGTAGGACAGATgaagaaaatcaacaaaacatgATAATTGATGTGGGATAGAAGAACAAAATCACCAATAAGAGACACGCTCAAACTTGAATGGACCAAACCAAGAGAGAGACGCCCAAtcttgaaaaaacaaaccaagaGAGATAATAAGTCTTAATTCAGTAAGGAAGCTAAAATCCTAATTTAACTACTAAATGATAAATACTAATAttcctaaataataaaatccagAATAATCATACAATATTATActcctaaataaataaaaaccaaatccaaCAGTTGCCCTCCATTCTCCATtacttccttttccttttttcttgagAATCATGCCCTTTTACGATTCTCTATTAGACTCTCACCTTTCATGTACACTATCTTCATTTAAGCCAAGCAGGCCTGTAGGGTAGAGCCTAATGAATGGAACATTTGTTCATTGGTGAGCTACATTCAATTTCAGATCCAAACTTTCACGTGCTTTATATTTGAGAGGAATACCATGTTTTAGTGCCATGGAAAGCAAGTGGATGGGTCTAGCTCCAATTGATTGCCCAAGGGTGCTATATATGTTGTCGAATTCAGATGTTGCAGTGATAGTTTTTAATCACCttgaattggtttttaattCAAAGATTTTTCATGTATGATACAGTTAACAGGAACCTAGTTGGCGGGGGCTTTATGTCTACCGAGCAGAAGAAGAAGCTGCTTTGGGGGAATAAAAAGTGTGCTGCTCCGGAAGAGGTACTTGTGCCTAGTTTATTCTTCTTATGTTGGCTGGTTCTTTCTAAATATCTGTTGAATACCCTCCATCTTTTTACAGCCTGGTTGCCAGTGGGATACTGCTATGTTTGGCGATCGTGACAGACAAGAGAAATTCAACAAACTCATGGTAATTTTCATTGTCTCGTAATTCTTTCTATTTACTCGAATGATTCTGTTGTCATATTAGTTAGGAATGGATCATCAAAATGATCCATTGTTACTTGTTCCTGCATGACGCTATTCTCAATTAGTTCACCTACTAACACAGTTTTAGAGTCTGAGTTTGCGTTGGTGCCTATGGCCAATTATAGGGTTTAAAGGGAGATGTAAAGGTGGAGCACAAACCCGACAGTCAAGATGCGGAGAAACAAAAGGAACTCCAGATGGATCTAGAGAAACAATATACTGCTGGGCTTCGACGAAGAGATGGCCGCACTGTTGGATTGGGTCTTTGAGCATCTGTTTAAGATCTTACCAAACACTGTTTTCTGATATTTTGTTGCAATTCTGTGCAAGAATCACGATTCCTGTAAAACTATATTTGCTTGCCATGCATGCCCTTGGACATCTAACATTTTGCCtaaagaatggtctcccaagaGAGGTTTTTCATCTTTTGATCCCAGGTTTTGCTGAAGTGTTCACGTTTGTTGCAATTTTTGCATGGTTATTCGGTTGTGCActatttttgcaaaaaaaaattatctttttgcATTCTCTTGGTTTTCATATTTATGCTTGGAGATTTTTTCATTCTAATTGCATCATTTTGGGCCAATTTAATGAATAataggtttatttattttcattttagtccagcttttatttttattacatcctCCTGGTTTTCATTTTAGTGCttggatctatttttttttaattgtatcctTTTAGAGTCAATTTTATGAGTAACAGGTTTAATTtggaattatttgttttattttagtgcttgaactttttttttattgcatccaTTTTGGGACCAGTTCACTTAGTTGTGTTCAATTTggaatacaaaaaagaaattcaaagagcaatgttaaaaattaaaactttgtttggtttttggtttgtaattttaaaaattatatttcaatattgGATTTACTAGGATTAATCTTTATGAtttatctcaatttgttttttatagggttttttggGTCTTATAAATCAGGTCATGAGTTCGACAGGTTAAACCGAGTTGATTAGGGtctttttggattcttttgtttaattgatttttttttaattttattttttaacatttgtttgattgagaattgatttttataatttgtttcaatttgattttataagattatctcgATCTTATGGATTAGATTATAGATTTGGTGGGCTAACCATGttgaattgtgttatttttttattttaatttttttatttgatatttaattgattgtgaATTAATATGTGGggttattatgattttataatctgaattgtaaatttaatatgttaattcaAGTGATATAGACtttccataatatatatatatatatatatatatatatatatatatatatatatatatatatatatatatatatatatatatatatatatatataaaccatccTGCAGCAGCATAGTAGGTGAAAGATTGGCTTGGAATGCTGCTCAGAGGCCAAAACGGTTAAATTTGGCTCGACTTGGATGGCTTTCTCAAATCAGTCGTAGCAACAGCATAGGAAGTTGATCTCAATGCGAGTCTCTGGGGAACGAGGATTCAGACTTTTAACCTTTCAGAGAGGTCTTTATGCTCCTCCTTCCACCACTCGAGCCCTGGTTtgatgcttctttttttgacgtggatagtctttttattattattattattattattcgagGATTATATCACCTGGCTGCAAAATGAATGCACCAAAACGAGAAGTTTTGAtggatttttaaaatactaatataGACAGGAACAAGGAATGTTGGTAGATGAGTTTTAGGTCACAACCAACGACAAGCTTGGAGCTCACAGACTTCGTAGAAATCGATTTTGATAAAGATGTAATAATGGACAATGGATCCAGTTATTTTAGAATTGTAGCCTGGCTGATTGAGGATATCCTCAGCCGACTCTATATTTATACGGCCGAGCTACGATAGATGCTTGTGTGACAATGGAAATGAAGTGAAAGAAACAAGAACCCAGTTTTTAGcaaattctttcttctttcgtTTCGAGTATTTTGGAGTGGACGAAGCTTGCTTCTCTGGATAAACAAGTGGGGTTTAGGAGGGATTGACACCATGTCTAAAGGCAGCCTCATTGGTTCTATTCCAGTCCCCCACCATACTAGCACAAAAAGATAAAGCCCCTCGTCTCACTTGGGCCATTTAATTTGTTGGTTTTCTTTTCCTCGGTGGATCCCATGTAATTATCTTGATAGTTGAAACCTAAATCACATCACATACTCTGCTCCAATAATGGTGGATTTCTGTGGTACGTTCACTTTCAATTGAGAATACTATGAGGAGAGTTGAGGTCGTTGTTGGAGCATATTTCTGAAGAGAGCACCAAAGATTTGGGGGATATCATCTCAGCACTTTTTCGGGCTTTACAAAGATTCTACTATTGCCAGCTTTAATAGCCTCATATATACCTAGCTGGTAGGCTAGTAGCTACTGTCCGCACTCTAAAGAACTAAAGCAGAGAAATATACAATACCTCGGCACCAAATCTTGATAAGTTTGAGCAGGTgaactaaattattaaaaactcataaaaattgataatttattatcttatttaattcaattaaaaatctaatctcGTAAGAGTTTTGAATCTTAAATTTCTCGAATTAACCGGCTAGAAAGAGTAGTTTTGAGGGCTAATAAACACCATGCCGTGAATCCTATTACGGTTTTTGTCTTGTAAAGGTAAAATGGCcattaattcaatatattttcaaaaatgttAACCGACAGATAAATGTttaaatgaaggaaaaaacGGATAGCTAGACGAGAACAACTTTGTACATGTTCCGTTCATTTTGGTATCGAAAGAAAAGGCCACTTGTAAAATTTCTTGCTTACCTCAGCAACTTTTAGCATAAAGTCCCTTATAGTGGCTGTGTGAATAATATGAGTGGTGCACAGACTATGCACAAATATATGAATATATAGTACTGAGAtgtggaaggaaaaaaaaaaagggtttccCTTTGGACgtgctatatttttttagcttgaaaatgataattaattaatcataatcTAA
This genomic interval carries:
- the LOC133676727 gene encoding uncharacterized protein LOC133676727 isoform X2; protein product: MDTGGIQSENAETRVTFRKLFNDVANRNYRRRHSPVNGSPSLDGSPKHDRSSSPVVPREDVARTSQRRKDEEKELNRDSGRSRYEKNRDSCRHSDGYSSRSSHGYSRNDDYSRRDRRVDDGERHYQVSSLSDRELKDGERGRSRDYARNVEKYSCDRYDNSGHRRRDKERESSEHQKLKDKDFSPDRVGSGRKYTSSASEQKDRYRNRPDRDVCDERRDHHSSGDHKSDRSSYYEETRWHQNDYSGRNGGHRLREHYKNDPKELNSQKEKKKHDNWENSRGKNRYSKAPGQTSDDKSISGSENQESPAKKPKLSSSNKDPDYNGDVNEKQPSSSLLAQEVDNKINEGQTHANSSEAAKDFDAAKVAAMKAAELVNRNLVGGGFMSTEQKKKLLWGNKKCAAPEEPGCQWDTAMFGDRDRQEKFNKLMGLKGDVKVEHKPDSQDAEKQKELQMDLEKQYTAGLRRRDGRTVGLGL
- the LOC133676727 gene encoding uncharacterized protein LOC133676727 isoform X3: MDTGGIQSENAETRVTFRKLFNDVANRNYRRRHSPVNGSPSLDGSPKHDRSSSPVVPREDVARTSQRRKDEEKELNRDSGRSRYEKNRDSCRHSDGYSSRSSHGYSRNDDYSRRDRRVDDGERHYQVSSLSDRELKDGERGRSRDYARNVEKYSCDRYDNSGHRRRDKERESSEHQKLKDKDFSPDRVGSGRKYTSSASEQKDRYRNRPDRDVCDERRDHHSSGDHKSDRSSYYEETRWHQNDYSGRNGGHRLREHYKNDPKELNSQKEKKKHDNWENSRGKNRYSKAPGQTSDDKSISGSENQESPAKKPKLSSSNKDPDYNGDVNEKQPSSSLLAQEVDNKINEGQTHANSSEAAKDFDAAKVAAMKAAELVNRNLVGGGFMSTEQKKKLLWGNKKCAAPEEPGCQWDTAMFGDRDRQEKFNKLMFALVPMANYRV
- the LOC133676727 gene encoding uncharacterized protein LOC133676727 isoform X1, which codes for MDTGGIQSENAETRVTFRKLFNDVANRNYRRRHSPVNGSPSLDGSPKHDRSSSPVVPREDVARTSQRRKDEEKELNRDSGRSRYEKNRDSCRHSDGYSSRSSHGYSRNDDYSRRDRRVDDGERHYQVSSLSDRELKDGERGRSRDYARNVEKYSCDRYDNSGHRRRDKERESSEHQKLKDKDFSPDRVGSGRKYTSSASEQKDRYRNRPDRDVCDERRDHHSSGDHKSDRSSYYEETRWHQNDYSGRNGGHRLREHYKNDPKELNSQKEKKKHDNWENSRGKNRYSKAPGQTSDDKSISGSENQESPAKKPKLSSSNKDPDYNGDVNEKQPSSSLLAQEVDNKINEGQTHANSSEAAKDFDAAKVAAMKAAELVNRNLVGGGFMSTEQKKKLLWGNKKCAAPEEPGCQWDTAMFGDRDRQEKFNKLMSLSLRWCLWPIIGFKGRCKGGAQTRQSRCGETKGTPDGSRETIYCWASTKRWPHCWIGSLSICLRSYQTLFSDILLQFCARITIPVKLYLLAMHALGHLTFCLKNGLPREVFHLLIPGFAEVFTFVAIFAWLFGCALFLQKKIIFLHSLGFHIYAWRFFHSNCIILGQFNE